A DNA window from Mytilus edulis chromosome 14, xbMytEdul2.2, whole genome shotgun sequence contains the following coding sequences:
- the LOC139504462 gene encoding N(6)-adenine-specific methyltransferase METTL4-like: protein MAIMYQNMYGWILDHWQLTADSFKDVDSEDSTVTNFSYKKDMFEINSQFIMDSQFESKICVQERVEDTIVNRKKRKRKRKSVLNDGEIKAKIYHDKIIEVILHAYKTLLDGSKDMKLFRDLGKSLDNNVAARKIATNSGPGDKLRELCYTDINDLDIETVTLKPQGVYDNLCNKLVKNCSNSSIKVKMKDDFYLLPAECSFIMGDTVNLKYFSTILGRNKFDFILLDPPWENKSVKRKKQYWTLDNEELFKIPVPELSAPGCVIGMWVTNKMKHKDFVIQELFPFWNVDFITTWYWIKVTKTGSTVLDIMSEHKKPYEILILGKCKHTEMKDVSDEKIDSNTEEEHTKNDICKNMKCKENLSEKISSKSLDGICNESTILPASLNNDICNESTILPASLNNDICNERTILPASLNNDNLPLEMTMMSVPSSIHERTILPAPLNNDNLPLEMTMMSVPSSIHSMKIPLQDIMKPYLPETPNCLEIFARNLTPGWCCYGNEVFKHQHMDYFEVFTKDTRIPLDCDVK, encoded by the coding sequence ATGGCCATTATGTACCAGAATATGTATGGCTGGATACTTGATCATTGGCAACTGACTGCAGACTCTTTTAAAGATGTTGATTCTGAAGACAGCACTGTGACAAATTTCTCATACAAAAAGGACATGTTTGAAATAAATAGCCAATTTATCATGGATAGCCAGTTTGAAAGTAAAATCTGTGTACAAGAAAGGGTTGAAGATACAATTGTCAATCGTAAAAAgagaaagagaaaaagaaaatctGTTTTAAATGACGGTGAAATTAAAGCTAAAATATATCATGATAAAATTATAGAAGTTATTTTACATGCCTATAAAACTTTACTCGATGGTTCCAAAGATATGAAGCTTTTTAGAGATCTTGGTAAATCATTAGATAATAATGTTGCTGCAAGGAAGATTGCTACCAACTCTGGACCAGGAGACAAACTGAGGGAATTGTGTTATACTGATATCAACGACCTTGACATTGAAACTGTGACTTTGAAACCTCAAGGTGTTTATGATAATTTGTGTAATAAACTAGTAAAAAATTGTAGCAATTCTTCcataaaagttaaaatgaaggATGACTTTTACCTTTTACCTGCTGAATGTTCTTTCATTATGGGTGACActgttaatttaaaatatttttctacaaTTTTAGGCAGAAATAAATTTGACTTTATTTTACTTGATCCACCATGGGAGAATAAGTCTGTTAAAAGAAAGAAACAATATTGGACATTGGATAAtgaagaattatttaaaatcCCAGTTCCTGAGTTATCTGCCCCTGGTTGTGTTATTGGTATGTGGGTTACAAACAAAATGAAACATAAGGATTTTGTTATAcaagagttattccccttttggAATGTAGATTTTATAACAACATGGTATTGGATTAAAGTCACAAAGACTGGCAGTACAGTATTAGATATAATGTCCGAACATAAAAAACCATATGAAATTCTTATATTAGGAAAATGTAAACACACAGAAATGAAGGATGTATCTGATGAAAAGATAGACTCTAACACAGAAGAAGAACATACGAAAAATGacatttgtaaaaatatgaaaTGCAAAGAAAACTTAAGTGAAAAGATAAGTTCTAAATCTTTAGATGGTATTTGTAATGAGAGCACTATCTTACCTGCTTCGTTAAACAATGACATTTGTAATGAGAGCACTATCTTACCTGCTTCGTTAAACAATGACATTTGTAATGAGAGAACTATCTTACCTGCTTCGTTAAACAATGACAACCTACCGTTAGAGATGACAATGATGAGTGTGCCTAGTAGTATTCATGAGAGAACTATCTTACCTGCTCCGTTAAACAATGACAATCTACCGTTAGAGATGACAATGATGAGCGTGCCTAGTAGTATTCATTCTATGAAAATTCCATTACAAGATATCATGAAACCTTATCTTCCAGAAACTCCCAATTGTTTGGAAATATTTGCCAGGAACTTGACGCCAGGTTGGTGTTGCTATGGTAATGAGGTGTTTAAACATCAGCATATGGATTATTTTGAAGTTTTTACCAAAGATACAAGAATTCCATTAGACTGTgatgtgaaataa